Genomic DNA from alpha proteobacterium U9-1i:
GTCGGGATAGCCGCCTGTTCCGTCACCCCAAATCTGGGTTCGGCCGGCGTTGGTGTAAAGATTATAGTTGAGTAGGTTCGCGCCACTCTTGAGCTTGCGCTGCGCAACCGTGCCGTTAATGCCGCCACCGATACCGACGTCTATCGCGCTCAAAGCGGCGATGCCGCTGCACGACACCTCGATGGCGCCGGCGCCATCGAGAGGGGCGCTGTCGAGCGGTTCGAATGCGCCAAACGTCAGCGGCGCGGCGCTTACCTCGCACGAGCACAGCACGCAGATAGCCTGCGCCTGAGGTACGCAGAGCGCCACCAGCATCAAAATCAACGTCAACGCACGCAACGCAGCGGCTCCACTTCATCCAACGCTTGGGACGTCACCACGACGCGGCACGCATAAGCTTCCGCCACGAGCGTTGATATGCCGACGACCGCGGACAGATAGGCGCGACCGTCGCCGCCGATTGGGAAGCGTGCGAGATCCGTGTCGCGCACCAGGACCGCGCCCTCCGGCAACGCGTCGTTATTCTCATCGACGATGCGCACTTCGCCCGCGCGACCTTCGGCGACGGCGAAATCCACGCGCACGCCGCTGCGCGCGCCCGTGCGCACGGCAACTTCGTCCTGCGCGATACTGGCTTCGATGGGTAGATCGTCCAGGCTCACGCCGAGGCGGTTCTGGTCATAGCTGCGCAGCCCGGTAACCAGGAGGCGTCCGTGCTGATCGGTGCGGCCAATCAATCGGCGATCGTGCAGAACGCCAATCTGCGCCACGCCGACATCAACCAGCGCAAAGCTGTCCCGGATGGGCCGCGCGATCATTGTCGCGCCGTCGATCCAAACCAGCGCGCTTTCGAACTGGCCACGCAAGCCGTCCGCGCCCGCGGCGTGTGCGGCTTCAAGGCGTGCCTCAAATGCGCGCGCGCGCAGAGCTGCGGCAGCTTCCCAACGACGTGTTTCGCCTTGCGCGGCGCCGATGCGCCAACCCCAGCCGCCTTCGGCGGGCGTCGCGCGCTGTGCACGCGCACGCACACTTATGCCGTCTGCATCCGATTGCACAGCGGTCGAAGCGCTGCCTCGCCTTCCAAGCGGACGCACGAACGTGACGCTCGCGGTCGTGAATGCTTGCTCTCCATCGTCAACATGAAGCGCGTTGATCGCGAGTGCGCCAAGCCGCCCTGCGGGCGGCGCAAAGCCTAGGCTCCAGGTTTCCACGCGTTCGAACGCAGTCGTCTCCTGCGAGGCTGCAGCCAGGGATAGGGCGCCGTACCTGCCGAGCGCCCAGCCAATCGTGCCTTGCGCGCGCCGGCGCGCGGTATCTTCTTGGCCTAGGCGGGAAAAATCGTCGCTCGTGGTTTCTGCATCAATTGCGAAGGAAAAGCGTGCGCCTTGCCAGGCCCATCCCATTCCGAGGCTTTGGCCGTCGCCGAGGCGCGTCTCGCTGTGCGCAACGCGAACATTGACTTCGCCCAGCGTTGGGCGTGCGAGCGCGAGGCCTGCGCCCACCAACGAAGCACCTCCCGACACCTCAAGCCGAGCTTCGGCGGTGAGCCAGTCCGTGACCCCATGACGATACGCGCCAAGCGCAAAGGCGTCGCCATAGTCGAAACTCGCTCTCGCGAAATTTCTCCGCGTGGCGCCGGCGGCGACAGAGAAATCCGTGAGACCAGCGCGAAGCAAGCTTGGGCTTGCATAGAATGGCGCGGTCACATTTTGCTGACGCCCGAGCGCATCGGTGACCACAAGCTGCGCAACTCCCCCGCCGGCGATGACCGGCGTATCGGTGAGATCGAACGGGCCGGCGTCGACACGCTGGCGAGTTTGCAGCGCGCCGTTGATGTAAAGATCCACCACCGACGGCGCGGCCGCCTCGCCCGAGAATGTCGGCAGCGGAAATGGGACGAAGCTCGGGTCGACGGCGAACTCCGTGCCCCATTGGACGCCTGCGAAGCGGAACGCCGCGCCCGAGGCGGTGGCGGGCGCAAGGGCGTCACCCAGGCGCACGCTTTGGCGCGCGTTGGGGCGATCGAACGTCCACGCTGTGTCGAGGCGGATGAGCGCGCCTGCCTCCGCGCCCATGAGCCACGCAATGGCGCCACGGCCGCCGGGCCGGAAGAGGCCTAAATCAAACGCCCCGGAAACCTGTCCCCCGCCCTCATCGGCATAGGTGGCGACAAGATCGGCGTTCAAAAAACCGCCAACGCCGACTTGCAATGGCGTCATCTCTGGGTCGGCGGCGCGCACGCGTTGGTGTGCGAAGCACGCTGACGCGCAGGTGATCTCAACGGCCTGATCGGCTTCGACGAACCGGTAGCTGAGGCCAGCGATATCCGAGAGCGGCGACGGCTCCGATTGGTTTGTCGACGCAGAGATTCCAAGCGCTCGAAGCGTTTCGGCAGCTGCGTAGATTTCATCGCCGCGCCGCCAGGCGATGGCCTCGACGGCCGCGTCGTTGCCGAGCAAACGAAACTCGACCGCGATCGGTTCGAGCCCATGGGCCCAGGCTGGCGCCGCAACGGCGCTAACGCACGCCGACAAGAGCCAACGGCGCATCGAGCACGAGGGTGTCAGTTGAGAGCGCCGGTTGGTTCAAGGTTGTGTAGCTGACGCGCAGCGCGCCAACGCCGTTTGGCGCGGGCCGCGTCACCTCTTCACCGGCCAGCAGATAGCGCGGCATGTCGGGCAGCGACGCGTCGGCGCCGTATTGAACGTCGGCGATCCGGACGACGCTGGTGCCGATGTTGGAAAGGACCACCGCGCCGTCGCGCGATCGGCGCGCTTCGAGCGCGGTGGTTGCGCCGCGCGGGGGAGCAAACACAGGCAGCGACATTTGCAGCTGGACGCGAAGCCCGGCTCCGGCCTCTGCAGCGGGGAGCTGCCGCAGGATGAGGCGGTAGGCGGCTTCGCGTCCAGCTTCGCGCGCGGCGGCCATGATCGCCAGGCGCACGATCTGTTCTTGGCCCGGCCGGACAGCGAACACGCTGGGCGCCACGACCACGTCAGTCGTTTCACTCAGAACGTCGGCGCCATCGTCCTGGCTCCAGGCGAATACGTTGACTTCGAACATCATCTCCGTGTCGCGCCGGTTGTGGACGCGCACCGAGGCCAAGCGGCGCTCCGGCGCCACTTGGATGATCACCGGCGTGACCTGCACGCCGTTCGTCTCGGCTGAGGCCGGCGGAATAAGCGGCATCGCCAGGGGCACGAGAAGGAGCGCCGGGCGCATCAATACGTCACCGTGACTGTAACGGTGTCGCTGAACGCGCCCGCTGGCGCGGTCTGGTTGGCAGGCACGCGGCCGAAGACGTCGATGTCCTGTTCGGCGCCACTGCCCGTGCCGGCCACTGTGTTTACGCCGGCTGTTTCGCCCCACACGTTGGTGCGGCCAGCGTTCCGGTAGAGTGAATACGTGAGCGTGTCCGCGCCGGCGGTCATGCGGCGGCTCGCGACTGTGGCGCCGGCGCCGAGGCCTTCATCCAGCGAGACCACATAGGCGGTGCCGTTGGTGCACGTGACGCCGATGCTTGTGCCAATGTCGAGCGGGCTCGCCGCGACGGGATCATAGTCGCCGAACAGCAGATCGGACGCGTCCACGCTGCAGCTGGCGACGACGGTCGCTGTGATCGCCATCGTGTCGCTGTCGGTCGCTGCATGGGCGTTGAACGCGGCGGCGGCCGTTAGCGCGAGGCCGAGTATTGCCCTCCTCGCCAACAACGAAAACATCTGCGATGTCACACGCTCTACCCTTGGTTTAGGTCATTCGGGTTAGTCTGACAGACGTGTGTTTCCTTTGCATAATCGTGCAAATTCGATGAATTGCAGATTTTTCGGGTAATAAAAGTTGCTGTATTTCTGTCGCTCGGCGCGTTGTTATCAACTTATGAGTGTGCCAGCGTTTGCAAGTCCCGAGTCTCTGAATGTCGTGAGGGCGCCATGAGTGAGAGGATTTCCGTTAGTTCTGCGGACTTCGTCCGCAACATCGGCGTCTGGCAGGAGCGCGCGCTCCACGCGCCCATCGCGATCACGTATCACGGGCGCGAACGTTTAGTGCTGCTAGCAGCCGAAAGCTTTAGCGTGAGCAACGATTCAAACGCGCCTACGGATGCGATCGACCAACTTTCGGCCATTGTCGACAACATGGCCGAAGGCTTCGTCGCGATCGCCGACGATTACAGCGTTGTCGCCGCCAACCACGTCGCAGAAGGCTATTTTGGGCGCAGCCGGCGGAGCATGGAGGGCACAGCGTTCACCTCGATCTTCCCTGCACTGAAGGACTCGCTGCTGATGAGCCAAGTCCAGCGCGTGATGCGCGCACGCGAGGCGGCGACCTTCGAGCTTGAATCGATTGTTTTTCCCGGGCGACGCTTGGAGTGCCGCGTGTTTCCGCTATCCCGCGGCGTCGGCATCCTGTTCGTCAACGTGACCGAGCGTGAAGCTCTGCGCGGTGCGCTGGCGGAAGCCGAAGCGATGCGCGCCGCCGCCTCGCTCCACCCTGACATCGCCAGCGCGACGTGCGACCCGCGCGGGCGCCTGTTGCACGCTGACGCGCGCTTTTGCGCCTGGGTCGGGTTCGAGCCCTCGGCGATCCTGCATTGCCGCTTCGTGGATATCGTCGCGCCGGCTTCTCGGCGTGAGGTCGGCGAAGCTTTAGAGCGTGCGCTCGATGCAAATTTGACGGTGACGACGCGCCTGCTCGCGAAGGACCTCACGGAGCGTCAACTCACGCTCAGCCTGTCGCCAATCACGTCGGTCAGCGGAACCAAGGGGGTGTGCATCCTGGCGACGACCCGGCTTGCACAAGCCGAAACCTCCCGCGTCGCCTAACACGCTCCCGCGCGGCTCAAGGCCACGCGGGAGCGCTCGTTAGGTTAGGCGGTGCGCGTTTTCATTTCTTGCAGCACGCGCTGCGCATAAGCGCGGCTCACTGGCACCTCATCGCCGCTATCGAGCACAGCGAGCAAGCGCCCGTTGGCGTCGCGCTGGACAGCCTTGAGACGCTTCCAGTTCACGAACGCCGAGCGGTGCACGCGCAGCATCACCTCGGGGTCCAGGCGTTCTTCCAGGTGCGACATGGTCTCCCGGTAAAGCAACGTCCGCCCTTCCCAGAACAGACGCACATAGTCCCGCTCCGCTTCGATGCGTTCCACGTCCACAACCGGCACCCGCAAAAAGCGGCCGCGCTCGCGGATCCAGAACTCTTTCTCGAAGCGCGGACCTTCGCGGTCTCGGGCTTCGCGGCGGAGCGCATCGAGCACCGAAGCAAGCTCCTCCGCGCGGCGTCCGGCGTTTTGCGCCGCGCGCCGCTCACGCGCCCGCATCAGCGCCGAGGCCAGCCGCTCGAACTCGACCGGCTTCAAAAGGTAATCCACCGCCGACGTCTCAAACGCGCGCAGCGCGTAAGAATCGAACGCGGTGACAAAGATCACGGTTGGACCACCAGATTCCTCGATGGCGTCAGCCACCGCGAAGCCGTCCGCCAACGGCATTTTGATATCCAACAGAACGACGTCGGGGCGCAGTTCGCGCATCGCGTCGATCGCCTGCACGCCATCATTGGCGGCGCCGACGACTTCAACATCAGGGATCGCCTGCAGCGCGAGCCGGAGGCGCCGAAGCGCCAAGGGCTCGTCGTCAGCTAAAAGTAGGCGTAAGGGTTCGGCCGACACGTTCCTCCTCCACGGGTAACCAGATCTCCACGTGACAGCCATTCGGCTGCTTATTGCGCGCGATTAGGCCAGCGCGTTGGCCATAGATGAGCTCCAAGCGCTCACGGATGTTTGCAAGACCGACGCCTTGTCGTTTGCTTGCATTCGTCGTGGGCAGGCCGGGGCCATCATCTTCAACCGCGATCCGCAGCACGCCGTCCTCCCGCCATGCGGAGACGACGATGCGGCCTCCGTCCACACGGGGCGTGATTGCGTACTTGATCGCGTTCTCAAGAATGGGCTGGAGGATGAGGCTTGGGAGCCGCAGCTTCTCCAGCCCAGGTTCAATATTGAATTGAACCGTGAGTTTGTCCTCGAATCGGGTTTGCTCGATCTCGAGGTATTTGCGTTGGGCTTCGATCTCGTCGGAGAGCTTGGCAAGCTCAGTCGGCTGACGGTCGAGCGAATAGCGCAGGAAGCCTGCGAGCCGCAGCAGCATGTTCTCGGCCTGCGCATTGCGGTTGTCGAGCACGAGCGTCGAGATCGCGTTCAGCGTGTTGAACAGGAAGTGCGGATTGATCTGGTAGTGCAGCATCCGTACTTGGGCGTCGTACGCGAGCGCCTGGGCGCGCGCGACGGCCCGGGCCTGCGCCACGGTTTGGAAGTGGTAGCCCAGCAGCGCTTGCATCAGCCCCCAAAGCAGCAGCGCCCAACCGAACTGAAAGAGGTAGATCACAAACGGGTACGGCTCGGGCGTCACCCCACCGAGGAGGCGCGGCCAATAATGCTCGCTAAACTGGGTGACCGGCGCGAGCGCCAGCGCGCCCAGCACCAGCGCCAGATTGCGCCCCCGGTCGGATCGATTGGCTTTCCAGCCCGCCACGACTGCCAAGAGGACGCCCGTCAGCACAGCGTAGCTCGCCACCGCCATCGCGCGGTTGGCCATGTAGGGAAAATCGCCGACGTCTTCTGGCGGATCGGCCGCAGCCGCCGCCGTCCGGATCACGAAATAGGCCCCCCAGAACGCGACGTGCGCGCCCCATCGGACCAATCCCGGATGCTCCGCCTTGCTTAATGATGCGCCTACATCTTGGATGGCGCTGCTCCCTCAAGGTGTCCGCCCACGCGGGCCAGACCCTAGCGAAATCGAAGCGCGTCCGCAGGACGTCCGTCGCAGTTACGCTCGGGCTTGTCGCATAGGAACGGCGTTTCGCCGCTAAGGTGTGTGGCCGTGGACCCGGCCGCAGCGTGGCCTACCGCGCCGCTGGCGCAAGCTCGAACGCGTATTCGTGGAACACATCTTCGAGAGGTTGGAACGCTAATTGCGCCCGCTTTCCGGCGATCGCGAGCTTACCCGCAAGGCCCGGTTTGGGGCGCTTCAGCATCGGCCAGCGCAACGCCTTAAGCTCAAGCCCCGCCCGCCATGCCAACTCGTGCATATTGGAGATCGAGACCCAGCGCGTGTGCTCAAGGTTCGCCATCACGTAGCGGGTGCCACGCTGGGCGCGGTGCTGGCGAAAGCGCGGCGCAAACGGGTTCGGCGTGGTGAACAGCATCACGCCTTCGGGCTTCAGGTGGCGCTTGGCGAAGTTAAGCAAGCCCACCGGATCGTTCACGTGCTCAATCACGTCGCCGCAAAAGACCCGATCGAAACGCTCGCCAAGGTCCACGTCGGACGTGGCGTCGGCGCAGCGGAAGTCGAAACCCTTGGAATTGTAGTGCGCACAGAGCTTGGGGTTGATCTCGACCGCCACCGCGCGTTTGGCGACGCGTTTGATGCGGTTGTGCTCCCATCCCTCCTCGGAGAAGAAGACGATGTCGTGCTCGCCGGCGCCAATGTCGAGCATCTCTTGGCCACGGCAGAAATTGTCGATCATCTCGACACGCGATATCGGCTCGACGCGGGTGATGGAGCGCAAGAACGCATCCATCTTTTGCGTGGCTTCGCGGTCGGTGGGATCGGCCGAGACGCCGCGCCAATCAAGCATGTCGTCCATCCCGCCGCTTCGGCGTTTGATTGAGTTCATCCGTCAGCGCGCGCCAGAATGGCTCGGCGCCATAGCGCACGTGGAGCGCAGCGCGGCCCTTCTCGGCTTTGGCCCGGAGAGCGTCAAGATCGGCAAGTGCGCCCTCTATCGTCCGCGCCAGCGCCAAGGCGTCGCCGAATGGAAACAGCGCCCCATATGCGCCGTCCGCCAGCGCGGCGCGATTGCCGGGATTGTCAGCGGCGATGATCGGCGCGCAATGATCGAGCGCTTCTTGCAGCAAGTATGGGAGCCCCTCCCACTCCGACGGCAGCACGAGCACGTCGTTGCGATGGAAATGAGAGAACGGAGCGCTGAGCCAGCCGGCAAACTCAGCTTCTACGTTCGCCTCTGCCGCAGCGGCTCGCATCTCCCCTTCAAGCGGCCCCGCACCTATAAAGCGAAGGCAGGGTCGCGCCTTGAGCTTGGCAAACGCAGCGATGAGTGTGAGCGGGCTTTTCGTCGGAATGAAGCGCGCCACGAAGTTGACGCGCAGCGCGCCTTCGCTCGCCGGCGGCGTGGCCGGCGATGCCACGTAGGGGTTGCCCAACAACGCAATACGCGCACCGGGCAGCGCGGCGCGGCACGCGTCGGCTTGCGCTTGGTTCAGCGCGATCACCAGATCGGCGTCCCGCTTGCGTTTGAATTTGTCGGAGTGGCAGGGCGTGGCGAACAGCGCGCCTGGGAAGAGCCTCCGCAAAGCGGCGAGTGCGAGATCGCTGTGGACGATCACCAGGAGCGGCTCCGCGCCCGCGCGCGTGCGGACTTCGGCGCGAAGGCGGTCGAGCACAAACGGCGCGGCGCCGAACGGCGACGTCAACAACGCAGGCGCGTCCATAACGTCAACGCCATCGGCCCGAAGCGCGTCAGCTGACGGCCCGCGGAACACAACGGCGGACCGCACACCGACGGCGCGAAACATGCGCTCGTAGTGCGCGACGGCGGTGGCGATGCCGCCCCGGCCTTTCACGATCGCTGCCTGCAGCACAAACATGGTCGCAGCCCTCTAGCATGGCGCTGGCGACTGCGCCTCCTACCCACGCGCAGCAAAACGCCCCACGACGTCACCGTCATGGGGCGTTCTGCGTTTGGGTGCGGGAGTAGGATTTGAACCTACGACCTTCAGGTTATGAGCCTGACGAGCTACCGGGCTGCTCCATCCCGCGTCAGCTTTTTGCGCCGCAGTGCGGCGCAAGGCGGCTCATATGGCTGTCTCCGGCGCCCGCGTCAAGCTGAGCTAGGCGCGCAAGCGCAAACACCGCGCAAAGAACGACGCTGGGCAAAAGAAATGGGGCGGACCTTGCGGTCCGCCCCAGAACTTTTGCGGTCCCAGTTCGCTTAGAAGCGAGCTTGGAAGCCGACCACCCACTCGCGACCGATGCCGGCGTCGAATTGGTTGCCGACACCGTAGATGCCGCGGTTCCAATCTTCGTCCGTCACGTTGTTCACGACCAAGCGAACGGTCATGGAGTCCGTGATGTCGTAGGAGGCGTTGTAGTTGAAGAAGTTGAAGTCTTCACCACGGAAGGCCAGCGACTGCTCGTTATACAACGGCTTGGCGACCGTGATGTCCGAGACGGTCATCGGGTTCCAGTTCCATTGCAGCGTGTGGTCGAACGGCCCGATGCGGTGACGGATGTCCATACGGAATTCGTATTCCGGCTGGCCCGTGCCCGGGTGCTCGCCCACTTGGCGGTCGAAGCGTTGCGTGAACGCGTTGTCGGCGTACAGGTCGTAACGCTGGTTGTGGAACAACGTCGTGCGCAGGAAGATGTCGCCCCAGTTTTCCATGAAGCCGCCGAGGACGGGAACTTCGCCGAGCCCGAAATTGTAGCGGGCTTCGAGGTTCACGCCGCGGAATGCACGGCCGCCAGCGTTGATGTTGTTGAACTGCGCCATCGTCGCGATGAACGAGTTCGTGGCAGGCGCGAGACCCGGCGCGAGCGACGGGGTGCCGGCCAGAACACCAGCGAACGACGGGTTGCCCGTGATCGCGTTGACAGCCGGGATGATGAAGCCGCCAGCCGTGGCTTGCGGGAACAGCTGTTGATCGCAAGCATTGAGGCCGCCGATCGGGGCGTTCGGATAGGTAGCCGAGTCGAAGCAGATACCCATGAACGCTGCCGAGCTGCCGCTGTTGTTGTTGGCGAATGGGCCAAACAGCAGGATTTCGTTCGTCAGGTCGACCGAGAAGAAGTCGGCGGCGAGAACCAGGCGCGGGGCCCAGCTCGGCTCGTACGTGATGCCGTAGGTGTACGAGTTGCCTTCTTCGTTCGCGAGGTTCGGGTTACCCGCCGCAACGGCCGAGCGGGCGATGTTGCCGACGGTCGCTGCGTTGTTGAACGTGTTCAAGAACGCCTGCGCAGAAGCCGCATCCGGTGCAATGCCCAGCGCCTGAACGGCGGAGAGGCAGTTGGCCTGACGCGAAGCCGAACCCAGACCGATATTTTCGGTCGTGCACGGATGGTAGGTGGTGTCCGGCGTCGTGAACGCGATGGTGAACGGACCGAGCAGTTCGACCAGCGAGGCCGAGCGAACCGTACGGCCGCGCGCGCCGCGCACGGTCAGATCTTCGAAGGGCTTCCACGTCACGCTGTAGTTGAACGTGTCGTCCACCGTGCCGTCGCCAGTCACGAGGGCCGTCGAGGAATCTTGCTCCCGTTCGACCATGCGGAAGGCGTAGCTGAACTCGAGCGAGTTCATGAGCGGGAATTGGAAGCCTTCGCCGAAGATTGGGATCAGGACTTCGTAGCCGTACTCGAGGAACTCAAGTTCGCCCGCGCCGCGGCCTTGGAGAGCCGTACGGCCATCGCCACGTGCGAGACGATTGTTCGGCTCGAACTCAGCGGTTTCACGACGATACTCGATGTTCAGACCGAGGCTCGCGGCGCCCGCCGGGAGACGAATGATCTCGCCGCCGAGGGAGCCGGTGTAGACGATCTGACGGTTCAGAGCGTGGGTCGAGGAGTCAACCTGGACGTAGTCACGCGCAGCTTGGCTGCTCGCGCCTTCGCCCATGATGTTCAACGGCACGCAGCGCGCCACTTGGTCGGCAGTCGGGATCAAACCCGCAACCGTACGGCCAGCGTTCAGGATCGAGCTAGCGCCTGGGTTGGCGTATTCGATCGGGATCGGCTGAGCCAGCGTCTGTTGACGGCAAACCGGTTGACCGCCCGGGCCGGTGATGACGTCGGTCGCGAGCGCGAATTCGATGTCGCCGATGTCGGTGCGGTTGTTGTCGGTTTCCGAGGTGCCGTAGATCGCCGCGACATCCCAGTAGAAATCACGATCGAAGAGCGAGAAATCGCCTTCGAGCGATTGAGCGATACGGAACGTCGAGGTGTCTTGCGTCGACCTGAGGCCCTCGCCGCCGACGATGTCGGAGAGCGCACGGCCGATATAAAGGACGTCCTGAGCGCCACCGGCGCCGAACGGACCGTCCGGATCGTAGGCCGCCGGCAGCGTCAGGCCTTGGGCGATCAACGCATCGATCTGCGCGATGTTCGTGCCGACGTTGAAGAACGGGTTCTGGCGGAAGAAGATCGGAACCGCGAGCGTACCGGCTTGAGCGTTACCGCCGCCAGCGTTGGTCGACGGGCCCTGCACTTGGTCGAACGTGATATCCGTGTAGAGGATTTCCGTACGCGTGCGCAGCCAGTCGGTGATGTCGTAGTGACCGGTGATGGCCAACGACGCACGTTCCGTACCAGCTTGGATCTGCGTGAACCCATTGGCGCTCGGCTCGTAGCCGCCGCCCCCGAAGGTCGCTGCGATTTGCGACTGGAGCGGCGGTGCAATGATGCCGACGTTGTAGGGTTGCAGCTGGCCGTTCGCGGCGAACGACAGCGGAACCGCGCGACGCGGGAAGAGCGCGCTGGTGGCGATATCCGTGTTGGTGATCGTCGGCAGGTAGCCGTTGGCGCTGGCGGGGTTAACGCCGCCGGCCGCATGAGCCGTGCCGAACGAACCGATGAACAGCATCGGATCGATGCCGGGGTTGGCCGCAAGGTACTCATACGGCGTTTGGCGGTTGCGCTGCAGCAGCGACAGCACGAGCTGCGACTGCGCGGCCGCCGACAGCAGGTTGTAGTTCGCCAGGTTGGTGGCCGCATCAGCACCCGTGTTGAACGAGTTGAAGATCGCCAAACGGCCGCCAGCGGTATCCTGCCCGGCGGTCAAAGCCGTCGGCGCGAACGAAGCAAAGCCAAGCGGATCGAGCGGCGTGACGATACCCGAACGGGCAGCCGCCGTGCCAACCGCCTGAGCCGGAACCAGGAACGTCGCCGCGTTGACGCCGCTGAAGTTCTGGTTGGTCAGCACGGTGCCGCCGAGGCTGATGTGCGTGTTGTTCAACGGCAGATCGCCGAAGCGGCCGAGATAGTTGGTCGCAACGTTGTTCGAGGCGGCCGGCAGGAACGGCGTTGAGGTGGCGAACGCGGTCGTGCAGGTCGCGGCGGTCGCGCAGGTGCCGAACGCGGCGATCTGGCTGCTGACCGAGAGCGTGCCCGTGCGACGCGTGCCCGTGTTCAAGCTGTTGGTCGGCAGAGCCGGGCCGACATAGAGCGCGCCGCCAAGGTCGATATCCGAGAAAATCGACTCTTGGTTGAAGTATTCGGCCGACACCGTGATGTTCGCACGGCCGTCCATGAAGTTCGCGCCCCACAGGCCGCTGAGGCGGTAGGAGTCGCCCTCGCCGATTTCCGGGTGCGAGTACTGGCCGCGGATGT
This window encodes:
- a CDS encoding sigma-fimbriae tip adhesin, whose product is MRALTLILMLVALCVPQAQAICVLCSCEVSAAPLTFGAFEPLDSAPLDGAGAIEVSCSGIAALSAIDVGIGGGINGTVAQRKLKSGANLLNYNLYTNAGRTQIWGDGTGGYPDRTINNTLSLLTWNSSTPVYGRIAAAPAAPVGAYSDTVTISVEW
- a CDS encoding sigma-fimbriae usher protein, whose product is MSACVSAVAAPAWAHGLEPIAVEFRLLGNDAAVEAIAWRRGDEIYAAAETLRALGISASTNQSEPSPLSDIAGLSYRFVEADQAVEITCASACFAHQRVRAADPEMTPLQVGVGGFLNADLVATYADEGGGQVSGAFDLGLFRPGGRGAIAWLMGAEAGALIRLDTAWTFDRPNARQSVRLGDALAPATASGAAFRFAGVQWGTEFAVDPSFVPFPLPTFSGEAAAPSVVDLYINGALQTRQRVDAGPFDLTDTPVIAGGGVAQLVVTDALGRQQNVTAPFYASPSLLRAGLTDFSVAAGATRRNFARASFDYGDAFALGAYRHGVTDWLTAEARLEVSGGASLVGAGLALARPTLGEVNVRVAHSETRLGDGQSLGMGWAWQGARFSFAIDAETTSDDFSRLGQEDTARRRAQGTIGWALGRYGALSLAAASQETTAFERVETWSLGFAPPAGRLGALAINALHVDDGEQAFTTASVTFVRPLGRRGSASTAVQSDADGISVRARAQRATPAEGGWGWRIGAAQGETRRWEAAAALRARAFEARLEAAHAAGADGLRGQFESALVWIDGATMIARPIRDSFALVDVGVAQIGVLHDRRLIGRTDQHGRLLVTGLRSYDQNRLGVSLDDLPIEASIAQDEVAVRTGARSGVRVDFAVAEGRAGEVRIVDENNDALPEGAVLVRDTDLARFPIGGDGRAYLSAVVGISTLVAEAYACRVVVTSQALDEVEPLRCVR
- a CDS encoding sigma-fimbriae chaperone protein, with amino-acid sequence MPLAMPLIPPASAETNGVQVTPVIIQVAPERRLASVRVHNRRDTEMMFEVNVFAWSQDDGADVLSETTDVVVAPSVFAVRPGQEQIVRLAIMAAAREAGREAAYRLILRQLPAAEAGAGLRVQLQMSLPVFAPPRGATTALEARRSRDGAVVLSNIGTSVVRIADVQYGADASLPDMPRYLLAGEEVTRPAPNGVGALRVSYTTLNQPALSTDTLVLDAPLALVGVR
- a CDS encoding sigma-fimbriae tip adhesin, translating into MFSLLARRAILGLALTAAAAFNAHAATDSDTMAITATVVASCSVDASDLLFGDYDPVAASPLDIGTSIGVTCTNGTAYVVSLDEGLGAGATVASRRMTAGADTLTYSLYRNAGRTNVWGETAGVNTVAGTGSGAEQDIDVFGRVPANQTAPAGAFSDTVTVTVTY
- a CDS encoding two-component response regulator; its protein translation is MSAEPLRLLLADDEPLALRRLRLALQAIPDVEVVGAANDGVQAIDAMRELRPDVVLLDIKMPLADGFAVADAIEESGGPTVIFVTAFDSYALRAFETSAVDYLLKPVEFERLASALMRARERRAAQNAGRRAEELASVLDALRREARDREGPRFEKEFWIRERGRFLRVPVVDVERIEAERDYVRLFWEGRTLLYRETMSHLEERLDPEVMLRVHRSAFVNWKRLKAVQRDANGRLLAVLDSGDEVPVSRAYAQRVLQEMKTRTA
- a CDS encoding autolysis histidine kinase LytS, which encodes MVRWGAHVAFWGAYFVIRTAAAAADPPEDVGDFPYMANRAMAVASYAVLTGVLLAVVAGWKANRSDRGRNLALVLGALALAPVTQFSEHYWPRLLGGVTPEPYPFVIYLFQFGWALLLWGLMQALLGYHFQTVAQARAVARAQALAYDAQVRMLHYQINPHFLFNTLNAISTLVLDNRNAQAENMLLRLAGFLRYSLDRQPTELAKLSDEIEAQRKYLEIEQTRFEDKLTVQFNIEPGLEKLRLPSLILQPILENAIKYAITPRVDGGRIVVSAWREDGVLRIAVEDDGPGLPTTNASKRQGVGLANIRERLELIYGQRAGLIARNKQPNGCHVEIWLPVEEERVGRTLTPTFS
- a CDS encoding glycosyl transferase, whose amino-acid sequence is MFVLQAAIVKGRGGIATAVAHYERMFRAVGVRSAVVFRGPSADALRADGVDVMDAPALLTSPFGAAPFVLDRLRAEVRTRAGAEPLLVIVHSDLALAALRRLFPGALFATPCHSDKFKRKRDADLVIALNQAQADACRAALPGARIALLGNPYVASPATPPASEGALRVNFVARFIPTKSPLTLIAAFAKLKARPCLRFIGAGPLEGEMRAAAAEANVEAEFAGWLSAPFSHFHRNDVLVLPSEWEGLPYLLQEALDHCAPIIAADNPGNRAALADGAYGALFPFGDALALARTIEGALADLDALRAKAEKGRAALHVRYGAEPFWRALTDELNQTPKRRDGRHA